A region from the Acipenser ruthenus chromosome 49, fAciRut3.2 maternal haplotype, whole genome shotgun sequence genome encodes:
- the LOC117401242 gene encoding tight junction protein ZO-3-like isoform X1, which produces MAVRFKDEFTEMEDLKIWEQYTITLNKDSKVGFGIAVSGGWDKPNPSSGDPAVIISDVVRGGPAMGRLQTLDHIVMVNGVSMEKATSTYAIQHLKNCGRTANITVKRPRTIQVPVSAPRGVSQNSSRSEDLSLRRDAPSDFDKGYPAPRRGSQGERAPRPPSDLDSGSERSYDRSPSNSAPTRWSPAPERNGNVLPLMSGYKSLPKYEDPYKPIKAVLVKKDPKEEFGLKLGSQIFVKYMTPTGLASREGTLQEGDIILKINGIVTENLSLEDTKRLVARSASKLSMTVLRDDRQFLVCIPELQDSDVASNASSELEDISDLESELTLPPPQKKDLQDSRGQHSERIRAEPMQPDLRAARYPDRTDHPRGVSTAGRHPNGDNSDPDSDRTPSPSPPRKKAIQNSRGQHRERTRAEPEQAARASDSASLPRVLPAVMRRPDEEDSDSDHTQSPPQKDSRDSRGQHRDRKRPTSKQSDVREARDADRANFPRWKRPTEDLSDPGSEPAPSEHTASLPREIHSQDSRGQYRERIRPQSAHDSDSDSLPRVLPVPLMRPPPDHSDLDSERTPSPPRRDDSLDSREKFNGRLPPAPNGKMLAGVEVKEAPAVYAAKEDEPIYCLPPESPPRRRVEPREEPNLGYSSDLKRIGFVKEDSVGLRLAGGNDVGIFVGGVKPGSLASQQGIEEGDQILKVNDVDFGSFTREEAALYLLQIPKGEQVIIQAQSKLDIYRKMLQSNVGDSFYIRTHFDHEGEGPGTLSFTRGDVFRVLDTMHRGKLGTWRAVRMSNILQEADRGTIPNKSRAEQLASTEQTQRSSGSSSSTPSSRLRAEFWKLRGLRGAKKSNRKSREDLSQLTIQGKFPPYEKVFLREATFKRPIVILGPLSDVAIQKLSTEMPAEFQTALMVPRNSEEGSSSVIKLETVRQISEQDRHPLLDITPSAVERLNYIQYHPMVLFLDPESRQDVKAMRQQLCPQSNKSSRRLYTQAIKMRKYCPHLFSARIPLLPDSNVWFEILKDRIKELQARPVWFSEDKAESGEEEEDLDALSRSRSTDYLSCDSRATSDYEDTDGEACTDNELDEAFEGPALGRSSEPALPHNSEPALARSSEPAWEEEDSSHKPYRTHSYSAEPRVWVSAPGADRLTPELESAPPDLREVPDHRGVPDHPKQPSFSQPQGQQQRLFGGAIDHQAVLWRRPQIRGSMSSEEEEEDKDFDWGPATDL; this is translated from the exons ATGGCAGTGCGATTCAAAGATGAG ttcacaGAGATGGAAGACTTGAAAATATGGGAACAATATACTATAACGCTGAACAAG GATTCCAAGGTGGGATTCGGGATCGCTGTCTCTGGGGGCTGGGACAAGCCCAACCCATCGTCCGGAGATCCGGCAGTCATCATTTCGGATGTGGTGAGGGGAGGGCCGGCCATGGGGAGGTTACA GACCCTGGATCACATCGTCATGGTGAACGGCGTCTCTATGGAGAAAGCGACCTCCACCTACGCCATCCAGCACCTGAAGAACTGTGGCAGGACGGCCAACATC ACGGTGAAGAGGCCTCGGACCATCCAGGTCCCTGTCTCGGCCCCCCGCGGCGTCTCCCAGAATTCCTCCCGGTCTGAAGACCTGTCCTTGCGGCGCGATGCCCCCTCGGATTTTGACAAGGGCTACCCAGCCCCGCGGAGGGGGTCCCAGGGGGAGAGGGCACCCCGCCCGCCCTCCGATCTCGACTCGGGCAGCGAGAGGAGCTACGACCGTTCTCCTAGCAACTCCGCCCCCACGAGATGGAGCCCCGCCCCCGAACGCAATGGGAACGTCCTGCCGCTGATGTCAGGATACAAGAGTCTCCCCAAATACGAGGACCCCTACAAACCCATCAAGGCTGTCCTGGTGAAAAAAGACCCCAAAGAAG aattCGGTCTGAAGCTAGGCAGTCAGATCTTCGTGAAGTACATGACTCCCACGGGACTGGCCTCCCGGGAGGGGACTCTGCAGGAGGGAGACATCATCCTGAAG ATCAATGGGATAGTAACAGAGAACTTGTCCCTGGAAGACACCAAGCGCCTGGTGGCGAGGTCGGCGAGCAAGCTGAGCATGACGGTCCTCCGTGACGACAGGCAGTTCCTGGTCTGCATTCCAGAGCTGCAGGACAGCGATGTTGCGAGCAATGCCTCCTCTGAGCTCGAGG atatttcagaTCTTGAGTCGGAGTTAACCCTGCCTCCACCTCAGAAGAAAGACCTCCAGGACAGCAGGGGGCAGCACAGCGAGAG AATCCGGGCTGAACCGATGCAGCCGGACCTCCGTGCAGCACGGTACCCAGACAGGACTGACCACCCAAGAGGGGTCTCCACTGCGGGGCGACATCCGAATGGAG acAATTCAGACCCCGATTCGGATCGCAcgccctccccctccccaccccgaaaAAAAGCTATCCAGAACAGCAGGGGGCAGCACAGAGAAAG AACCCGGGCTGAACCTGAACAGGCAGCGCGCGCCTCCGACAGTGCCAGCTTGCCAAGAGTGCTGCCAGCTGTGATGAGGCGCCCTGATGAAG agGATTCGGATTCGGATCACACCCAGTCACCACCACAGAAAGACAGCCGAGACAGCAGGGGGCAGCACCGAGACAG AAAACGGCCTACCTCCAAGCAGTCGGATGTCCGTGAAGCCAGGGACGCTGACAGGGCAAACTTCCCCAGATGGAAGCGTCCTACCGAAG atttGTCTGACCCTGGCTCAGAACCCGCCCCGTCTGAACACACCGCATCCCTACCCAGGGAAATACACAGCCAGGACAGCAGGGGGCAGTACAGAGAGAG AATCCGGCCTCAATCCGCGCACGACTCCGACAGTGATAGCCTTCCAAGGGTGCTTCCAGTGCCGCTGATGAGGCCTCCTCCGGACCATTCGGATCTCGATTCGGAACGCACCCCTTCCCCGCCCCGCAGGGACGACAGCCTGGACAGCAGGGAGAAATTCAACGGGAG GCTGCCTCCCGCTCCCAATGGGAAGATGCTGGCGGGAGTGGAGGTGAAGGAAGCCCCTGCAGTGTACG CTGCGAAGGAAGATGAGCCAATCTATTGCCTGCCCCCAGAATCCCCTCCAAGACGGAGGGTGGAACCTAGAGAAGAGCCAAACCTGGG gtacAGCTCTGATCTCAAGCGCATTGGCTTCGTGAAGGAGGACAGCGTGGGGCTGCGGCTGGCCGGAGGGAATGACGTGGGCATCTTTGTGGGAGGGGTGAAGCCGGGCAGCCTGGCCAGCCAGCAGGGCATCGAGGAGGGAGACCAGATCCTCAAG GTGAACGATGTTGATTTTGGTTCCTTCACTCGTGAAGAGGCAGCCCTGTACCTCCTTCAGATCCCCAAAGGAGAGCAGGTCATCATCCAGGCCCAGAGCAAACTGGACA TTTACCGGAAGATGCTGCAGTCCAACGTGGGAGACTCCTTCTACATCCGGACGCACTTCGACCATGAGGGAGAGGGTCCAGGCACCCTGAGCTTCACGAGGGGGGATGTCTTCAGAGTGCTGGACACCATGCACCGCGGCAAGCTGGGCACCTGGAGGGCAGTGCGCATGAGCAACATCCTGCAAGAGGCAGACAGGGGCACCATCCCCAACAAGAGCAG AGCAGAGCAGCTCGCCAGCACGGAGCAGACGCAGAGaagcagcggcagcagcagcagcaccccctCCTCCAGGCTCCGCGCCGAGTTCTGGAAGCTGAGGGGCCTCCGAGGGGCCAAGAAGAGCAACCGCAAGAGCCGGGAAGACCTGTCGCAGCTCACCATCCAGGGCAAATTCCCCCCTTACGAGAAGGTGTTCCTGCGGGAAG cgacaTTCAAGCGTCCCATTGTCATCTTGGGTCCTCTGAGCGATGTTGCAATACAGAAGCTGTCCACAGAAATGCCTGCAGAGTTCCAGACAGCAT TGATGGTACCCCGCAATTCAGAAGAGGGGTCTTCATCTGTGATCAAACTGGAGACCGTGAGGCAGATCTCTGAGCAG GACAGGCACCCCCTGCTGGACATCACGCCCTCTGCTGTCGAGCGGCTGAACTACATCCAGTACCACCCCATGGTGCTGTTCCTGGATCCGGAGAGCAGGCAGGACGTGAAGGCCATGCGGCAGCAGCTCTGTCCCCAGTCCAACAAGAGCTCCCGTCGCCTCTACACCCAGGCCATCAAGATGAGAAAGTACTGCCCCCACCTCTTCTCTG cgaGGATCCCGCTCCTGCCCGACTCCAACGTCTGGTTCGAGATCCTGAAGGACCGCATCAAGGAGCTGCAGGCACGACCAGTCTGGTTCTCCGAGGACAAG GCTGAGagcggagaggaggaggaggatctCGATGCTCTGAGTCGCTCGCGCTCCACAGACTACCTGAGCTGTGACAGCCGAGCCACCAGCGACTACGAGGACACGGACGGAGAGGCGTGCACCGACAACGAGCTGGACGAGGCCTTCGAGGGGCCAGCCCTGGGGCGCTCCTCCGAGCCGGCCCTCCCTCACAACTCGGAGCCGGCGCTGGCCCGGTCCTCGGAGCCTGCCTGGGAGGAGGAAGACAGCTCCCACAAACCCTACAGGACCCACAGCTACAGCGCCGAGCCTCGGGTCTGGGTCAGTGCCCCAGGAGCAGATCGACTGACCCCAGAGCTGGAAAGCGCTCCCCCAGATCTCCGAGAGGTCCCCGATCATCGAGGGGTTCCCGACCATCCAAAACAG CCCAGCTTCTCACAACCTCAGGGACAGCAACAGAGACTTTTCGGGGG GGCTATAGACCACCAGGCGGTGCTGTGGAGGCGGCCTCAGATCAGAGGCAGCATGAGctccgaggaggaggaggaggataaaGACTTTGACTGGGGCCCGGCCACAGACCTCTAG
- the LOC117401242 gene encoding tight junction protein ZO-3-like isoform X2: MEDLKIWEQYTITLNKDSKVGFGIAVSGGWDKPNPSSGDPAVIISDVVRGGPAMGRLQTLDHIVMVNGVSMEKATSTYAIQHLKNCGRTANITVKRPRTIQVPVSAPRGVSQNSSRSEDLSLRRDAPSDFDKGYPAPRRGSQGERAPRPPSDLDSGSERSYDRSPSNSAPTRWSPAPERNGNVLPLMSGYKSLPKYEDPYKPIKAVLVKKDPKEEFGLKLGSQIFVKYMTPTGLASREGTLQEGDIILKINGIVTENLSLEDTKRLVARSASKLSMTVLRDDRQFLVCIPELQDSDVASNASSELEDISDLESELTLPPPQKKDLQDSRGQHSERIRAEPMQPDLRAARYPDRTDHPRGVSTAGRHPNGDNSDPDSDRTPSPSPPRKKAIQNSRGQHRERTRAEPEQAARASDSASLPRVLPAVMRRPDEEDSDSDHTQSPPQKDSRDSRGQHRDRKRPTSKQSDVREARDADRANFPRWKRPTEDLSDPGSEPAPSEHTASLPREIHSQDSRGQYRERIRPQSAHDSDSDSLPRVLPVPLMRPPPDHSDLDSERTPSPPRRDDSLDSREKFNGRLPPAPNGKMLAGVEVKEAPAVYAAKEDEPIYCLPPESPPRRRVEPREEPNLGYSSDLKRIGFVKEDSVGLRLAGGNDVGIFVGGVKPGSLASQQGIEEGDQILKVNDVDFGSFTREEAALYLLQIPKGEQVIIQAQSKLDIYRKMLQSNVGDSFYIRTHFDHEGEGPGTLSFTRGDVFRVLDTMHRGKLGTWRAVRMSNILQEADRGTIPNKSRAEQLASTEQTQRSSGSSSSTPSSRLRAEFWKLRGLRGAKKSNRKSREDLSQLTIQGKFPPYEKVFLREATFKRPIVILGPLSDVAIQKLSTEMPAEFQTALMVPRNSEEGSSSVIKLETVRQISEQDRHPLLDITPSAVERLNYIQYHPMVLFLDPESRQDVKAMRQQLCPQSNKSSRRLYTQAIKMRKYCPHLFSARIPLLPDSNVWFEILKDRIKELQARPVWFSEDKAESGEEEEDLDALSRSRSTDYLSCDSRATSDYEDTDGEACTDNELDEAFEGPALGRSSEPALPHNSEPALARSSEPAWEEEDSSHKPYRTHSYSAEPRVWVSAPGADRLTPELESAPPDLREVPDHRGVPDHPKQPSFSQPQGQQQRLFGGAIDHQAVLWRRPQIRGSMSSEEEEEDKDFDWGPATDL, encoded by the exons ATGGAAGACTTGAAAATATGGGAACAATATACTATAACGCTGAACAAG GATTCCAAGGTGGGATTCGGGATCGCTGTCTCTGGGGGCTGGGACAAGCCCAACCCATCGTCCGGAGATCCGGCAGTCATCATTTCGGATGTGGTGAGGGGAGGGCCGGCCATGGGGAGGTTACA GACCCTGGATCACATCGTCATGGTGAACGGCGTCTCTATGGAGAAAGCGACCTCCACCTACGCCATCCAGCACCTGAAGAACTGTGGCAGGACGGCCAACATC ACGGTGAAGAGGCCTCGGACCATCCAGGTCCCTGTCTCGGCCCCCCGCGGCGTCTCCCAGAATTCCTCCCGGTCTGAAGACCTGTCCTTGCGGCGCGATGCCCCCTCGGATTTTGACAAGGGCTACCCAGCCCCGCGGAGGGGGTCCCAGGGGGAGAGGGCACCCCGCCCGCCCTCCGATCTCGACTCGGGCAGCGAGAGGAGCTACGACCGTTCTCCTAGCAACTCCGCCCCCACGAGATGGAGCCCCGCCCCCGAACGCAATGGGAACGTCCTGCCGCTGATGTCAGGATACAAGAGTCTCCCCAAATACGAGGACCCCTACAAACCCATCAAGGCTGTCCTGGTGAAAAAAGACCCCAAAGAAG aattCGGTCTGAAGCTAGGCAGTCAGATCTTCGTGAAGTACATGACTCCCACGGGACTGGCCTCCCGGGAGGGGACTCTGCAGGAGGGAGACATCATCCTGAAG ATCAATGGGATAGTAACAGAGAACTTGTCCCTGGAAGACACCAAGCGCCTGGTGGCGAGGTCGGCGAGCAAGCTGAGCATGACGGTCCTCCGTGACGACAGGCAGTTCCTGGTCTGCATTCCAGAGCTGCAGGACAGCGATGTTGCGAGCAATGCCTCCTCTGAGCTCGAGG atatttcagaTCTTGAGTCGGAGTTAACCCTGCCTCCACCTCAGAAGAAAGACCTCCAGGACAGCAGGGGGCAGCACAGCGAGAG AATCCGGGCTGAACCGATGCAGCCGGACCTCCGTGCAGCACGGTACCCAGACAGGACTGACCACCCAAGAGGGGTCTCCACTGCGGGGCGACATCCGAATGGAG acAATTCAGACCCCGATTCGGATCGCAcgccctccccctccccaccccgaaaAAAAGCTATCCAGAACAGCAGGGGGCAGCACAGAGAAAG AACCCGGGCTGAACCTGAACAGGCAGCGCGCGCCTCCGACAGTGCCAGCTTGCCAAGAGTGCTGCCAGCTGTGATGAGGCGCCCTGATGAAG agGATTCGGATTCGGATCACACCCAGTCACCACCACAGAAAGACAGCCGAGACAGCAGGGGGCAGCACCGAGACAG AAAACGGCCTACCTCCAAGCAGTCGGATGTCCGTGAAGCCAGGGACGCTGACAGGGCAAACTTCCCCAGATGGAAGCGTCCTACCGAAG atttGTCTGACCCTGGCTCAGAACCCGCCCCGTCTGAACACACCGCATCCCTACCCAGGGAAATACACAGCCAGGACAGCAGGGGGCAGTACAGAGAGAG AATCCGGCCTCAATCCGCGCACGACTCCGACAGTGATAGCCTTCCAAGGGTGCTTCCAGTGCCGCTGATGAGGCCTCCTCCGGACCATTCGGATCTCGATTCGGAACGCACCCCTTCCCCGCCCCGCAGGGACGACAGCCTGGACAGCAGGGAGAAATTCAACGGGAG GCTGCCTCCCGCTCCCAATGGGAAGATGCTGGCGGGAGTGGAGGTGAAGGAAGCCCCTGCAGTGTACG CTGCGAAGGAAGATGAGCCAATCTATTGCCTGCCCCCAGAATCCCCTCCAAGACGGAGGGTGGAACCTAGAGAAGAGCCAAACCTGGG gtacAGCTCTGATCTCAAGCGCATTGGCTTCGTGAAGGAGGACAGCGTGGGGCTGCGGCTGGCCGGAGGGAATGACGTGGGCATCTTTGTGGGAGGGGTGAAGCCGGGCAGCCTGGCCAGCCAGCAGGGCATCGAGGAGGGAGACCAGATCCTCAAG GTGAACGATGTTGATTTTGGTTCCTTCACTCGTGAAGAGGCAGCCCTGTACCTCCTTCAGATCCCCAAAGGAGAGCAGGTCATCATCCAGGCCCAGAGCAAACTGGACA TTTACCGGAAGATGCTGCAGTCCAACGTGGGAGACTCCTTCTACATCCGGACGCACTTCGACCATGAGGGAGAGGGTCCAGGCACCCTGAGCTTCACGAGGGGGGATGTCTTCAGAGTGCTGGACACCATGCACCGCGGCAAGCTGGGCACCTGGAGGGCAGTGCGCATGAGCAACATCCTGCAAGAGGCAGACAGGGGCACCATCCCCAACAAGAGCAG AGCAGAGCAGCTCGCCAGCACGGAGCAGACGCAGAGaagcagcggcagcagcagcagcaccccctCCTCCAGGCTCCGCGCCGAGTTCTGGAAGCTGAGGGGCCTCCGAGGGGCCAAGAAGAGCAACCGCAAGAGCCGGGAAGACCTGTCGCAGCTCACCATCCAGGGCAAATTCCCCCCTTACGAGAAGGTGTTCCTGCGGGAAG cgacaTTCAAGCGTCCCATTGTCATCTTGGGTCCTCTGAGCGATGTTGCAATACAGAAGCTGTCCACAGAAATGCCTGCAGAGTTCCAGACAGCAT TGATGGTACCCCGCAATTCAGAAGAGGGGTCTTCATCTGTGATCAAACTGGAGACCGTGAGGCAGATCTCTGAGCAG GACAGGCACCCCCTGCTGGACATCACGCCCTCTGCTGTCGAGCGGCTGAACTACATCCAGTACCACCCCATGGTGCTGTTCCTGGATCCGGAGAGCAGGCAGGACGTGAAGGCCATGCGGCAGCAGCTCTGTCCCCAGTCCAACAAGAGCTCCCGTCGCCTCTACACCCAGGCCATCAAGATGAGAAAGTACTGCCCCCACCTCTTCTCTG cgaGGATCCCGCTCCTGCCCGACTCCAACGTCTGGTTCGAGATCCTGAAGGACCGCATCAAGGAGCTGCAGGCACGACCAGTCTGGTTCTCCGAGGACAAG GCTGAGagcggagaggaggaggaggatctCGATGCTCTGAGTCGCTCGCGCTCCACAGACTACCTGAGCTGTGACAGCCGAGCCACCAGCGACTACGAGGACACGGACGGAGAGGCGTGCACCGACAACGAGCTGGACGAGGCCTTCGAGGGGCCAGCCCTGGGGCGCTCCTCCGAGCCGGCCCTCCCTCACAACTCGGAGCCGGCGCTGGCCCGGTCCTCGGAGCCTGCCTGGGAGGAGGAAGACAGCTCCCACAAACCCTACAGGACCCACAGCTACAGCGCCGAGCCTCGGGTCTGGGTCAGTGCCCCAGGAGCAGATCGACTGACCCCAGAGCTGGAAAGCGCTCCCCCAGATCTCCGAGAGGTCCCCGATCATCGAGGGGTTCCCGACCATCCAAAACAG CCCAGCTTCTCACAACCTCAGGGACAGCAACAGAGACTTTTCGGGGG GGCTATAGACCACCAGGCGGTGCTGTGGAGGCGGCCTCAGATCAGAGGCAGCATGAGctccgaggaggaggaggaggataaaGACTTTGACTGGGGCCCGGCCACAGACCTCTAG